The following proteins are encoded in a genomic region of Pikeienuella piscinae:
- the recQ gene encoding DNA helicase RecQ, translating to MQPALDLLKSVFGFDAFRPGQAEIIEAILNEEDVLAIMPTGGGKSLCYQLPALRREGMTLVVSPLIALMRDQVEALRRLGVEAGALTSANDPEETERVFDAIDRGVLKLLYLAPERLGSAAPLIRRTGVSLLAVDEAHCVSQWGHDFRPDYLKIGALRAALGGPQTAAFTATADEETRAEIAAKLFAAPPRVFLRGFDRPNIHLAFAAKDGPRRQLLDFVTARKGRSGIVYASSRNKTEVLAGALRHAGLPALPYHAGLDPETRRDHQERFQLEDGVVMCATIAFGMGVDKPDIRYVVHADLPKSMESYYQEIGRAGRDGAPAETLTLYGLDDIRLQRMRIDESPAPNDRKRADHARLNALLALAEAPRCRRQILLGYFGEQSEPCGNCDLCDRPPALFDGTEAAQMALSAIYRTEERYGQDHIIAVLRGEATEKATRAGHDQLAVFGKGADKAKGWWRGVMRQIYALGLVRIDAERHGAWRLTDAARPVLRGEERIEIREDTLRAKAKRADRAVPAALVAEEDEALFSRLRALRARLAQEQGGPAYIVFSDRSLIDMTARKPHDLDQFAACHGVGAQKLARYGAAFLAAINETAEEPAHPARRRAATNGDGALFAALEEAQIALSRGVEGRDKFLACTRPTLAKIAEARPRSLEALAQISGVGPQKSDRFGAVFLSIISSADA from the coding sequence ATGCAGCCTGCCCTCGATCTCCTCAAATCCGTCTTCGGTTTCGACGCCTTCCGCCCCGGCCAGGCGGAAATCATCGAGGCGATCCTGAACGAGGAGGACGTGCTCGCGATTATGCCGACAGGCGGCGGCAAGTCGCTCTGCTATCAGTTGCCGGCGCTCCGGCGCGAGGGGATGACGCTGGTCGTCTCGCCGCTCATCGCGCTGATGCGCGACCAGGTGGAGGCGCTCCGCCGACTCGGCGTGGAGGCCGGGGCGTTGACCTCGGCGAACGACCCGGAGGAGACCGAGCGCGTCTTCGACGCAATCGACCGCGGCGTGCTGAAGCTGCTCTACTTGGCGCCGGAGCGGCTTGGCTCCGCCGCGCCGCTCATCCGGCGCACAGGCGTTTCGCTGCTGGCGGTCGACGAGGCGCATTGCGTCAGTCAGTGGGGCCATGATTTCCGCCCCGATTATCTGAAGATCGGCGCGCTCCGCGCCGCGCTCGGCGGGCCGCAGACCGCCGCCTTCACCGCGACCGCGGACGAGGAGACGCGCGCCGAGATCGCAGCGAAACTCTTCGCCGCGCCGCCGCGGGTGTTCCTGCGCGGCTTCGATCGGCCGAACATCCACCTCGCCTTCGCGGCAAAGGACGGGCCGCGTCGGCAGCTTCTCGATTTCGTCACCGCGCGAAAGGGCCGATCCGGCATCGTCTACGCGTCCTCGCGAAACAAGACCGAAGTGCTGGCCGGGGCGCTGCGCCACGCCGGCCTCCCGGCCCTCCCCTATCACGCGGGGCTGGACCCGGAAACGCGGCGCGACCATCAGGAACGCTTCCAGCTTGAAGACGGCGTGGTGATGTGCGCGACGATCGCCTTCGGCATGGGTGTCGACAAGCCGGATATTCGCTATGTCGTCCACGCCGATCTGCCGAAATCCATGGAGAGCTATTATCAGGAGATCGGCCGCGCCGGGCGCGACGGCGCGCCCGCCGAAACGCTGACGCTCTACGGGCTCGACGACATCCGTCTGCAACGGATGCGGATCGACGAAAGCCCGGCGCCGAATGACAGGAAGCGCGCCGATCACGCGCGGCTGAACGCGCTGCTGGCGCTGGCCGAAGCGCCGCGCTGCCGCCGCCAGATCCTGCTTGGCTATTTCGGCGAACAGTCCGAACCATGCGGCAATTGCGACCTCTGCGACCGGCCGCCGGCGCTCTTCGACGGCACCGAGGCGGCGCAGATGGCGCTCTCCGCGATCTACCGCACCGAAGAGCGCTACGGCCAGGATCACATCATCGCCGTCCTGAGGGGCGAGGCGACGGAGAAGGCGACGCGCGCCGGCCACGACCAGTTGGCGGTATTCGGCAAGGGCGCAGACAAGGCGAAAGGCTGGTGGCGGGGCGTGATGCGGCAGATCTACGCGCTCGGCCTCGTCCGGATCGACGCCGAACGCCACGGCGCCTGGCGGTTGACCGACGCGGCGCGCCCGGTTCTGCGCGGCGAGGAGCGGATCGAGATACGCGAGGACACGCTGCGCGCGAAGGCGAAGCGCGCCGACCGCGCCGTCCCCGCCGCACTGGTCGCCGAAGAGGATGAAGCGCTGTTCAGCCGTCTCCGCGCGCTTCGCGCCCGCTTGGCGCAGGAGCAGGGCGGGCCGGCCTATATCGTCTTTTCCGACCGTTCGCTGATCGATATGACGGCGCGAAAACCACACGATCTCGACCAGTTCGCCGCCTGTCACGGCGTCGGCGCGCAAAAGCTGGCGCGCTACGGCGCGGCGTTTCTCGCCGCGATCAACGAAACTGCGGAGGAACCCGCGCATCCCGCCCGCCGCCGGGCGGCGACAAACGGCGACGGCGCGCTTTTCGCGGCGCTGGAGGAAGCGCAGATCGCGCTCTCGCGGGGCGTCGAGGGCCGGGACAAATTCCTCGCCTGCACAAGGCCGACCCTCGCGAAAATCGCCGAGGCGCGGCCACGCAGCCTTGAGGCGCTGGCGCAAATTTCGGGCGTAGGGCCACAAAAATCCGACCGGTTCGGCGCGGTTTTTCTTTCGATCATCTCAAGCGCGGACGCCTGA
- a CDS encoding ribonuclease E/G, translated as MAKKMLIDATHPEETRVVVMDGTRIDEFDFESINKRQLAGNIYLAKVTRVEPSLQAAFIEYGGNRHGFLAFSEIHPDYYQIPFADREAIIEAEAVANAADEEEEPRKTRSRRAPRSRSRRRKSGDAGGSDTNGMETADGETSAENGAAPKPATVTPTNMEIADADPVKAEAPYPTTEEVETPESPPAETQVAAAETETAGDATTESAEDSDTDERGDSPNSIAEDSGADDGESVSEAPRHAVEPNDDDDGDDDDANRDAAKDEVESVGAEKVEDEIRPRRAPTRRYKIQEVVKVRQIMLVQVVKEERGNKGAALTTYLSLAGRYCVLMPNTARGGGISRKITQASDRQKLKEIAGELEVPKGMGLIVRTAGAKRTKTEIKRDYEFLLRQWEQIRDLTLASMAPALIYEEGSLIKRSIRDLYGRDIDSILVEGEEAYREAKDYMKMLMPSHAKNVQAHREATPLFSKYQVESHLSAMFNPTVQLKSGGYIVIGVTEALVAIDVNSGRSTREHSIEETALKTNLEASDEVARQLRLRDLAGLIVIDYIDMDENRNNRAVEKRLKERLKNDRARIQVGRISAFGLMEMSRQRLRPGMIEATTAPCAHCHGTGIVRSADNVALAILREVEEEGVHARVREVKVIAPVGIANFLMNQKRKHVAQIEARYGIDLLIEADPTMISPDYKLEKVKGARQAPRPAESPRTITAETAYDGAQADSEAEDDTPVNDASADSREKPERNENTARSGGEGDGEGKRRRRGKRGGRKRRRSDDEQQGETRQGQAREESAALGEVIETSESGAPEDNLVATADETAQKPKRARPASRRKAVAAETAGSEAAAEDSSEAPAEPPAEAAPDTPAEAPETPAVSPAKAAEERGPETETVGEEAPAKPKRKPRARKPKAAPAEAEANTAEAAGAASVADAPTPPPAEPVVAAEIEPAPQPEPQPQPRPAPEPEPEPELAVAEAPKPDKPRRRGWWS; from the coding sequence ATGGCGAAGAAAATGCTCATCGACGCCACGCACCCGGAAGAAACCCGGGTCGTGGTCATGGATGGAACCAGGATCGACGAATTCGACTTCGAATCGATCAACAAGCGACAACTTGCTGGCAATATATATCTAGCGAAGGTCACGAGGGTCGAACCGTCGTTACAGGCCGCCTTCATCGAGTATGGCGGCAATCGGCACGGGTTTCTTGCATTCTCGGAAATTCATCCGGACTATTACCAGATTCCCTTCGCCGACCGCGAGGCGATCATCGAAGCCGAGGCGGTGGCTAACGCCGCCGATGAGGAGGAGGAGCCGCGAAAAACGCGCTCCCGCCGCGCGCCGCGTTCACGCTCCCGCCGCCGGAAATCCGGCGACGCGGGCGGGTCCGATACAAATGGCATGGAGACAGCCGACGGCGAAACATCGGCCGAGAACGGTGCGGCTCCAAAACCTGCAACAGTCACTCCCACCAACATGGAGATCGCCGACGCGGACCCCGTGAAAGCGGAAGCTCCTTACCCGACAACTGAAGAGGTCGAGACGCCCGAATCACCGCCCGCGGAAACGCAGGTCGCCGCGGCCGAAACCGAAACCGCCGGAGACGCGACGACCGAATCGGCCGAAGATTCCGATACCGACGAGCGCGGCGACAGCCCAAACTCGATCGCAGAGGATTCCGGCGCTGACGATGGTGAAAGCGTCTCGGAGGCTCCTCGCCACGCTGTCGAACCCAATGATGACGACGACGGCGACGACGATGACGCGAACCGCGATGCGGCGAAGGACGAGGTCGAATCGGTCGGCGCCGAGAAGGTCGAGGACGAGATCCGTCCGCGCCGCGCGCCGACCCGACGTTACAAGATCCAAGAAGTCGTGAAGGTCCGGCAGATCATGCTGGTGCAGGTCGTGAAGGAAGAGCGCGGCAACAAGGGCGCCGCGCTGACGACCTATCTCAGCCTGGCGGGGCGCTATTGCGTGCTGATGCCGAACACGGCGCGCGGCGGCGGCATTTCGCGCAAGATCACCCAGGCCTCCGACCGCCAGAAGCTGAAGGAGATCGCGGGCGAGCTGGAAGTGCCGAAGGGCATGGGGCTGATCGTGCGGACCGCCGGCGCGAAGCGGACCAAGACCGAGATAAAGCGCGATTACGAGTTCCTCCTGCGGCAGTGGGAGCAGATCCGCGACCTCACCCTCGCCTCGATGGCGCCGGCGCTGATCTACGAGGAAGGCAGCCTGATCAAACGCTCGATCCGCGATCTTTACGGGCGCGACATCGATTCCATACTCGTCGAGGGCGAAGAAGCCTATCGCGAGGCCAAGGATTACATGAAGATGCTGATGCCAAGCCACGCGAAGAACGTGCAGGCGCATCGGGAAGCGACGCCGCTTTTCTCCAAGTACCAGGTCGAGAGCCATCTCTCGGCGATGTTCAATCCGACGGTTCAGCTGAAATCCGGCGGCTATATCGTCATCGGCGTGACCGAGGCGCTCGTCGCGATTGATGTGAACTCTGGCCGTTCGACCCGCGAACATTCGATTGAAGAGACCGCGCTCAAGACCAATCTTGAGGCTTCCGACGAAGTCGCGCGCCAGCTCCGGCTCCGCGATCTGGCCGGGCTGATCGTGATCGACTACATCGACATGGACGAGAACCGGAACAACCGGGCGGTCGAAAAGCGGCTGAAAGAACGACTGAAGAACGACCGCGCCCGCATTCAGGTCGGTCGGATCAGCGCTTTCGGGCTGATGGAGATGTCGCGTCAGCGGCTCCGCCCCGGCATGATCGAGGCGACGACCGCGCCCTGCGCGCATTGCCACGGCACCGGCATCGTGCGTTCCGCCGACAATGTCGCGCTGGCGATCCTGCGCGAGGTCGAGGAAGAAGGCGTGCACGCCCGGGTGCGCGAGGTCAAGGTGATCGCGCCCGTCGGCATCGCCAACTTCCTGATGAACCAGAAACGCAAGCATGTCGCACAGATCGAGGCGCGCTACGGCATCGACCTGCTGATCGAGGCCGATCCGACGATGATCAGCCCGGACTACAAGCTGGAGAAAGTGAAGGGAGCGCGGCAAGCGCCGCGCCCGGCGGAGTCCCCTCGCACCATCACCGCAGAGACCGCCTATGACGGCGCCCAGGCGGATAGCGAGGCCGAGGATGATACGCCGGTGAACGACGCCAGCGCGGACTCGCGCGAGAAGCCCGAGCGCAACGAGAACACCGCGCGCTCCGGCGGCGAAGGCGATGGCGAAGGTAAACGCCGCCGACGTGGAAAGCGCGGCGGGCGCAAGCGGCGGCGGTCGGATGACGAGCAGCAGGGCGAGACCCGCCAGGGCCAGGCCCGCGAGGAAAGCGCCGCTCTCGGCGAAGTGATCGAGACCAGCGAATCGGGCGCGCCCGAGGACAACCTTGTCGCGACCGCGGACGAAACGGCGCAAAAGCCGAAACGCGCGCGCCCGGCGTCGCGCCGGAAAGCCGTAGCGGCGGAAACCGCGGGATCCGAAGCGGCGGCCGAGGACTCATCGGAAGCTCCTGCGGAACCCCCTGCGGAAGCCGCCCCGGACACCCCGGCCGAGGCCCCCGAAACCCCTGCGGTTTCTCCTGCGAAAGCGGCTGAAGAGCGCGGCCCGGAAACGGAAACCGTTGGGGAGGAAGCGCCGGCGAAACCGAAGCGAAAGCCAAGGGCGCGCAAGCCAAAGGCGGCGCCTGCCGAGGCGGAGGCGAACACCGCCGAGGCGGCCGGCGCTGCGTCGGTGGCGGATGCGCCGACCCCTCCGCCGGCGGAACCGGTCGTCGCCGCGGAAATCGAGCCTGCGCCTCAGCCGGAGCCTCAACCTCAACCGCGGCCAGCGCCTGAGCCCGAACCCGAGCCCGAGTTGGCTGTCGCCGAGGCGCCGAAACCCGACAAGCCCCGACGACGCGGCTGGTGGTCATGA
- the xth gene encoding exodeoxyribonuclease III: protein MRIASFNINGVRARLPALLDWLGTAAPDVALLQEIKCVDETFPREPIEDLGYNIETHGQKGFNGVAILSKRPIEDVSRGLPGDEADEQARWIEATIPGDSGAARVCCLYLPNGNPAPGPKYDYKLGWMRRLETRAAKLVAAEETAILAGDYNVIPQEEDAHNPEAWLDDALYLPQTRAAWRRLLALGITDAFRALNAAPMNYTFWDYQAGAWAKNNGIRIDHLLLTPEAADRLTACEIDRRPRGGEKPSDHTPIWADIDI, encoded by the coding sequence ATGCGGATCGCAAGTTTCAACATCAACGGGGTGAGGGCGCGGCTGCCGGCGCTTCTCGACTGGCTTGGAACCGCGGCGCCCGACGTCGCGCTGCTGCAAGAGATCAAGTGCGTCGATGAGACCTTCCCGCGCGAACCGATCGAGGACCTCGGCTACAATATCGAGACCCACGGGCAGAAAGGGTTCAACGGCGTCGCGATCCTCTCCAAACGCCCTATCGAGGATGTCTCGCGCGGCCTGCCCGGCGACGAAGCGGATGAACAGGCCCGCTGGATCGAGGCGACGATCCCCGGCGATTCAGGCGCGGCGCGGGTCTGCTGCCTCTATCTTCCGAACGGCAACCCGGCGCCGGGGCCAAAGTACGACTACAAGCTCGGCTGGATGCGCCGCCTCGAAACCCGCGCCGCCAAACTGGTCGCAGCGGAGGAGACCGCGATTCTCGCCGGCGACTACAACGTCATCCCGCAGGAGGAGGACGCTCACAATCCCGAGGCCTGGCTCGACGACGCGCTCTATTTGCCGCAGACCCGCGCTGCGTGGCGGCGCCTCCTCGCGCTCGGCATCACCGATGCGTTCCGAGCGCTGAACGCCGCGCCGATGAATTATACGTTTTGGGATTATCAGGCCGGCGCCTGGGCGAAGAACAACGGCATCCGGATCGATCACCTGCTGTTGACGCCGGAGGCCGCGGACCGACTGACGGCCTGCGAAATCGACCGCCGACCACGCGGCGGCGAGAAACCGTCCGATCACACACCGATCTGGGCGGATATCGACATATGA
- a CDS encoding N-acetylmuramoyl-L-alanine amidase, with protein sequence MRGTVTRNGAARILVALFVAAAGWATAGETALFSRVPGPGGGERLTLSLPDRAAYSIFTLTDPPRVVVDFPALPAWAASERAAGALHLIDGLRFGRSGDGARLVVDLKRPARVARVHTEAATKGARFILDLAPVGAEAFAALAGWPEAKPPPLSAQAPPATEEEDGALIVVIDPGHGGLDPGAISRGVEEKNLVLDYARALAAALDALPGFRALLTRRGDEYLSLRERVAFAREAGAGLFLSLHADALASGDAAGASVYVLSRSASGREAAALAAAHDRAESIAGVPLDATERDVARVLIDLARRRTDQRSRNLATRLVAALRKATPVLEGRALQSAGFRVLKSPDIPSALIELGFMSNAEDRARLLSPASRDAVVAAIAGAVAEWAAAEPAE encoded by the coding sequence ATGCGGGGAACTGTCACGCGTAACGGCGCGGCGCGGATTCTGGTCGCGCTTTTCGTTGCGGCCGCAGGATGGGCGACGGCCGGCGAGACCGCGCTTTTCAGCAGAGTTCCAGGTCCTGGCGGCGGCGAGCGGCTGACGCTGAGCCTTCCTGACCGCGCCGCCTACAGCATTTTCACTCTGACCGATCCGCCGCGCGTCGTCGTCGACTTTCCCGCGCTTCCCGCATGGGCCGCGTCGGAACGCGCGGCGGGGGCCCTTCATCTGATCGACGGTCTTCGTTTCGGACGGAGCGGGGACGGCGCGCGGCTGGTCGTCGACCTGAAACGCCCGGCGCGCGTGGCGCGCGTTCATACCGAGGCGGCGACGAAGGGCGCGAGATTCATTCTCGACCTCGCGCCGGTCGGCGCCGAAGCCTTTGCGGCGCTCGCCGGCTGGCCCGAAGCGAAGCCGCCGCCGCTTTCCGCGCAGGCCCCGCCGGCGACGGAGGAGGAAGATGGCGCGCTGATCGTCGTCATCGATCCGGGCCATGGCGGCCTCGATCCCGGCGCCATCTCACGCGGCGTCGAGGAAAAGAACCTCGTGCTCGATTACGCGCGCGCGCTCGCCGCCGCGCTCGACGCTTTGCCGGGGTTTCGGGCGCTGTTGACGCGGCGGGGCGACGAATACCTCTCCCTGCGCGAACGCGTGGCGTTCGCGCGCGAAGCTGGCGCCGGGCTCTTTCTTTCGCTTCACGCCGATGCGCTGGCGAGCGGAGATGCGGCCGGCGCCTCCGTCTATGTGCTGAGCAGGTCGGCGTCAGGACGCGAAGCGGCTGCGCTCGCCGCCGCGCATGATCGCGCCGAAAGCATCGCTGGGGTTCCGCTCGACGCGACGGAGCGCGACGTCGCGCGGGTTCTCATCGATCTCGCCCGGCGGCGCACCGACCAGCGCTCGCGCAATCTCGCGACGCGGCTCGTCGCGGCGCTGCGCAAAGCGACGCCGGTGCTGGAGGGGCGGGCGCTGCAATCGGCGGGATTTCGCGTTCTCAAGTCGCCGGACATCCCCTCGGCGCTGATCGAACTCGGCTTCATGTCGAATGCGGAGGATCGGGCGCGGCTTCTTTCCCCCGCCAGCCGGGACGCCGTCGTCGC
- a CDS encoding CPBP family intramembrane glutamic endopeptidase: protein MKAALDAFIAPAKPRAALWRLAAGLCLIAALLIGGALAFGLALSRLDYPPPANPVAALNTQAGALFALSTFVLWWLALVIALRLFHRRGLGTLLGPARSGRGRRFAYGLLAAGLFSGLGLLAGAFLVGAPMAGAADPGVWALGAAAGIPLILIQTGAEEALFRGYVLQQLAARYRSPLIWAGAPSLLFGLLHWNPAAPGGAVLTVLATGISGVILALVTARTGDLFAAWGLHFGVNLAAILLVSPPDYFAGLALFRWPEGGSAGDLAWLDIALMAALALLALRLSRSRRDG, encoded by the coding sequence ATGAAGGCCGCGCTCGACGCGTTCATCGCGCCCGCCAAGCCCCGCGCGGCGCTCTGGCGGCTGGCTGCGGGGCTTTGTCTCATCGCCGCGCTCCTGATCGGCGGGGCGCTGGCGTTCGGCTTGGCGCTGAGCCGGCTCGACTATCCGCCCCCGGCGAACCCGGTCGCCGCGCTGAACACGCAGGCTGGCGCGCTTTTCGCGCTCTCGACCTTCGTGCTCTGGTGGCTGGCGCTTGTCATTGCGCTGCGGCTTTTCCACCGGCGCGGGCTCGGCACGCTCCTTGGCCCGGCTCGAAGCGGTCGGGGCCGGCGGTTCGCTTACGGGCTGCTCGCGGCGGGTCTGTTCTCCGGCCTCGGGCTACTGGCGGGCGCGTTTCTCGTCGGCGCGCCAATGGCGGGTGCAGCGGATCCCGGCGTCTGGGCGCTCGGCGCCGCAGCGGGTATTCCGCTCATTCTGATCCAGACCGGGGCGGAAGAAGCGCTGTTTCGCGGCTACGTCCTGCAGCAACTGGCGGCGCGGTATCGGTCTCCGCTGATCTGGGCGGGCGCACCCTCACTCCTCTTCGGGCTCCTGCATTGGAATCCGGCCGCGCCGGGCGGCGCAGTTCTGACGGTTCTGGCGACCGGGATCTCGGGCGTAATCCTCGCTCTTGTCACCGCGCGCACGGGCGATCTCTTCGCCGCCTGGGGGCTGCATTTCGGCGTCAACCTTGCCGCGATCCTGCTGGTATCGCCGCCGGATTATTTCGCCGGCCTCGCGCTTTTTCGCTGGCCGGAGGGCGGAAGCGCCGGCGACCTCGCCTGGCTCGACATCGCGCTGATGGCGGCGCTCGCGCTACTCGCGCTCAGGCTCAGCCGATCTCGGCGAGACGGCTGA
- a CDS encoding alpha/beta fold hydrolase codes for MATYGAFAGVAATLRTASSGYFWARLCFGAFSRIAPGAAAWALHALYRRPALTRRYSRRERALLRDAATLLKGAERLDTPVVTRTGRGVLRAYHFRSDGQTRGLALLLHGWTADARAMAAFIGPLVAAGYDALVVDLPAHGGSSGVVTDAESGADAVASMLAARGLTPDHVIGHSFGGAVSSVLAAAGATPRSVVSIAAPSAMAAALDELALAYALSDAARARLLARAGRLSGRPLDEYDVRRIWRARDSAILVIHAPEDDSVSYTHAERFRALPNARLAPTHGVGHREIVRHQACIEATMAHITSVDRVAI; via the coding sequence ATGGCGACATATGGCGCCTTCGCGGGTGTGGCGGCGACCTTGCGGACCGCATCGAGCGGCTATTTCTGGGCTCGGCTCTGCTTCGGCGCGTTCAGCCGGATCGCGCCCGGCGCTGCGGCCTGGGCGCTTCATGCGCTCTATCGCCGCCCGGCGCTCACCCGTCGCTACAGTCGGCGTGAGCGCGCGCTTCTGCGTGATGCGGCCACGCTATTGAAGGGCGCGGAGCGGCTCGACACGCCGGTCGTCACCCGAACCGGACGCGGCGTTCTTCGCGCCTATCATTTCCGCTCCGACGGCCAGACGCGCGGCCTCGCGCTGCTCCTTCATGGCTGGACCGCAGACGCCCGCGCCATGGCCGCGTTCATCGGCCCGCTGGTCGCGGCGGGTTATGACGCGCTTGTGGTCGATCTTCCTGCGCATGGCGGATCGTCCGGCGTCGTCACCGACGCAGAGAGCGGGGCCGATGCGGTCGCCTCCATGCTGGCGGCGCGCGGGCTCACGCCGGATCATGTGATCGGCCACAGTTTCGGCGGCGCCGTGTCAAGCGTGCTCGCCGCCGCCGGGGCGACGCCGCGCTCGGTCGTTTCGATCGCCGCGCCATCGGCGATGGCCGCCGCGCTCGACGAACTCGCCCTCGCCTACGCCCTCAGCGACGCCGCGCGCGCCAGGCTCCTGGCGCGGGCCGGGCGGCTCTCCGGGCGGCCGCTCGACGAATATGACGTGCGGCGAATCTGGCGGGCGAGAGATTCCGCAATCCTGGTCATTCATGCCCCGGAGGACGATTCGGTCTCCTACACACATGCGGAGCGGTTTCGCGCATTGCCGAACGCCCGGCTGGCGCCGACGCATGGCGTCGGCCATCGCGAGATCGTGCGTCATCAGGCCTGCATCGAAGCGACGATGGCGCATATCACGTCGGTTGACCGCGTAGCGATCTGA